One genomic window of Verrucomicrobiota bacterium includes the following:
- a CDS encoding M28 family metallopeptidase: MHIENQIRISPDAVERHIKMLSESIGVRLAGSTGEKRAESYIAAELNDYGAQILIEEFPIQERAVEKETLLVELAGKWHSFSCSLLGNALGTDGKTIEVPIVFFSSQTDYQRKDLSFLTGKAVVHLGSHIEKSGNYKRLFDAKPAFVLFVDVRFPGTVATSDGMFPAYIHKHGAMTIASVAFLDAWRWRQEDASAAKLCVQGEMRRSSSSNIIAELPGSDPNSEILFVGAHHDTQANSVGADDNATGVAAMLAITQALAKLPRKRTIRLISFGAEEQLSVGSSFYVRQRRKELKERGGFMFNFDSFGSLMGWSELTCCGSKEMGDYLNRFFMDQDEYLAVKHEIVPYTDQFPFAAAGIPGVYLGRSNCTSGRFFHHRPDDTLARVSIPLCAKLIQAACLSINTLANVEVMPFQPTVPEESKEEIDKLWQEIFGGWEGFI; encoded by the coding sequence ATGCATATAGAAAACCAGATTCGTATTTCTCCTGATGCTGTTGAAAGACACATCAAAATGTTGTCTGAAAGTATAGGTGTTCGTCTGGCAGGTTCAACGGGAGAGAAACGTGCCGAAAGCTATATCGCAGCCGAATTGAATGACTATGGTGCCCAAATACTGATTGAAGAGTTTCCTATTCAAGAGCGAGCTGTAGAAAAAGAGACACTCCTTGTTGAGCTGGCCGGGAAGTGGCATTCCTTCTCGTGCTCTCTGTTGGGGAATGCCTTGGGCACCGATGGTAAAACAATTGAGGTGCCGATTGTGTTCTTTTCCTCACAGACCGACTACCAGCGAAAAGATCTCTCCTTTCTCACGGGGAAAGCGGTGGTACACCTGGGAAGCCACATTGAGAAATCCGGAAATTATAAACGTTTGTTTGATGCGAAGCCGGCGTTTGTTCTGTTCGTAGATGTCCGTTTCCCTGGCACGGTAGCAACGTCGGACGGCATGTTCCCAGCATACATCCACAAGCACGGGGCGATGACCATTGCCAGTGTTGCATTTTTGGACGCGTGGAGGTGGAGACAGGAGGATGCAAGTGCGGCAAAACTTTGTGTTCAGGGAGAAATGCGAAGGAGCTCATCTTCAAATATCATCGCGGAGTTGCCTGGATCGGACCCGAACTCTGAAATACTTTTTGTCGGCGCCCATCATGATACCCAGGCGAATTCAGTTGGTGCGGACGATAACGCCACAGGAGTTGCTGCCATGTTGGCGATAACCCAGGCACTGGCAAAACTGCCGCGCAAGCGTACAATTCGTTTGATCAGCTTTGGCGCAGAAGAACAGCTATCCGTCGGCAGTTCATTTTATGTGAGACAGAGGCGGAAGGAATTGAAAGAGCGAGGAGGTTTCATGTTCAATTTCGATTCTTTTGGCTCCTTAATGGGCTGGTCGGAACTCACCTGCTGCGGCTCTAAGGAAATGGGTGACTATTTAAATCGATTCTTCATGGATCAGGATGAATACCTTGCTGTTAAGCACGAAATCGTTCCCTACACCGACCAATTCCCTTTTGCTGCAGCTGGTATTCCGGGAGTCTATCTTGGCCGTTCAAATTGTACCTCGGGTCGCTTCTTTCACCATCGCCCGGACGACACGCTGGCTCGTGTCAGCATTCCGCTATGTGCTAAACTCATCCAGGCTGCATGCCTGAGTATAAACACATTGGCGAATGTCGAAGTAATGCCGTTCCAGCCAACTGTCCCGGAAGAGTCGAAGGAAGAAATCGATAAGTTGTGGCAGGAAATCTTTGGTGGCTGGGAAGGGTTTATTTAG
- a CDS encoding GNAT family N-acetyltransferase: MNITLVNERDIGPELDKKIKDSLCLCFPDDRVAFSLSRGWHNSFPAWSLYSEESNRIISHVGVIDRNIRIGDQMVRVAGMQNIFVLPEFRGKGLCDALMKEVTKRAGELGYDYGLLFCIPVIEKVYEQCGWANLPNKRIIHVDVSGKECVLPDKNIAMYYPLTRITFPTGDIHLQGNDW; this comes from the coding sequence ATGAACATAACGCTAGTTAACGAACGAGACATAGGCCCGGAGCTGGATAAGAAGATAAAAGACAGCCTGTGTTTGTGTTTTCCGGATGACCGGGTGGCCTTTTCACTATCTCGCGGGTGGCACAATTCCTTTCCCGCATGGAGTTTATATTCAGAGGAGAGTAACCGCATCATTTCCCATGTCGGTGTAATCGATAGAAATATTCGGATCGGAGACCAGATGGTCCGTGTTGCTGGCATGCAGAATATATTTGTGTTGCCCGAGTTCAGAGGAAAGGGACTCTGCGACGCACTCATGAAAGAGGTTACAAAGAGGGCAGGTGAATTGGGTTATGATTATGGCCTTCTGTTTTGCATCCCTGTAATTGAAAAAGTTTATGAACAGTGCGGCTGGGCCAATTTGCCGAATAAGCGTATTATTCATGTTGATGTATCCGGAAAAGAATGCGTACTTCCGGACAAGAACATTGCCATGTATTATCCTCTGACAAGAATTACGTTTCCTACCGGGGATATTCATCTTCAAGGTAACGATTGGTGA